A stretch of the Meles meles chromosome 19, mMelMel3.1 paternal haplotype, whole genome shotgun sequence genome encodes the following:
- the MPHOSPH6 gene encoding M-phase phosphoprotein 6: MAAERKTKLSKNLLRMKFMQRGLDSETKKQLEEEEKKIISEEHWYLDLPELKEKECFIIEEQSFLLCEDLLYGRMSFRGFNPEVEKLMLQMNTKNKVEEVEDEAVELDVSDEEMARRYETLVGTIGKKFAKKRDRACYEEDENGHIKPTVKVKKMFLKPQD; the protein is encoded by the exons TTCATGCAAAGGGGCTTGGACTCGGAGACCAAGAAGCaactagaagaggaagaaaagaaaatcattagcGAAGAGCATTGGTATTTGGATTTGCCAGAGcttaaagaaaaaga GTGTTTCATAATAGAAGAGCAGAGTTTCTTGTTATGTGAAGATCTTCTCTACGGAAGAATGTCGTTCAGAGGATTTAATCCTGAGGTTGAG AAATTAATGCTCCAGATGAACACTAAGAACAAGGTGGAAGAAGTTGAAGACGAAGCAGTGGAGCTCGATGTGTCAGATGAAGAAATGGCCAGAAG ATATGAGACCTTGGTGGGGACAATTGGAAAAAAGTTTGCCAAAAAAAGAGACCGTGCCTGTTATGAAGAAGATGAAAATGGACACATAAAACCAACAGTTAAAGTAAAGAAGATGTTTCTAAAGCCCCAGGATTAA